CcctgggttctctctctctctctctctgtctctctctcgtTAATCTGCATTGCATATCTTTATCTAAACattgtccaccatttttttgtggCAGCCAGCTAGATGTTTAAATggacagtttttgttttttaaaataacatcgCATTTCCCTTGTAAATGAAAAGGAAATTGATCATTTTATTGTCGGCAATCCTGACCTCTCTCCAATGCATTTAAATCTGCTTTCCTGCAAGTTGACCTATATGATGCATGGGATTATAAATACTTAACTAAAGGTAATCATGATTTAATTTCAAAGTGagcacatcatttttaaaggtctACAGCTCAACGATACAATAAACACagtaggataataataataataataataataataataataataataataataataatgtatttttttttaaaaaaataggaataACCAAAAGTCAGAACCTGGGCAGCCAGCTTTTGAGATATCCAGaagatgtggttttttttttttggtttttttttttggtgctgaattgtattttttttaaaaggacgaACTAGAGCTGTTTACTGAAATCTCCCTCCTGCAGTTGATAATGAAGGGTGTGGATTCCAAATTGTGACAGCAATTCTATTCTGACTTACTAGactgtaagtcccattaaaaaaTCCAAATTATATCTGAGCAGATAAAGATGAAAAGGGATGTGGTTCCAGGAAGTCATCCAACACTGTCAGTAAGGCTTACATCTAGGTAACCTACACAGCATTATAGTTAATAGCAGCTGCAATTCCAGCAACCCACCCCTTTATCTAGAGGCATAgggtttacctctgagtaagGTTTACACTATGACTGTCCTTTACCCTCTCCTCtctccagggctagatctacaccaaacaagttctaacactttttaaatggtttgaaaactgtatatggaatgtgtcctgggcccaatactgttataaaccattataaaatgtATAGTAGATCCTGCCCACTGTTCTGTCTGTCAGGCATAAagagctcctctaaatgagctgtGTATAGCAGGTTCATGACTGGCCACACAAGGAAATTTCCTGGTCAATTTCATGATGCAGCAATCCTCCAGTGCCTTTCTTGTGATTTCTGTGCAATAaatgaaaatggggggaaagtgttaaCAAACagatcccctttccttttcagcatgtaaagaGGAAATCTGTCACAAGAAGCAGAAGAATGAGGCAGACCAGTGCCATGAGGGCCTTCCGCCGCTCGAGTTCACGGAGGCGCCGGTTTTACAAGCTGCTGCGGGACCAGCAGCAACCCTTGCCCGCGGGACTCTTCGCCTGCTCCTGcctcctctctctgcccctccttCACTGCCTGTCCCTGCCTCTCCTCCCGGCCCCCTCATTTCCTGCTGCTGGCGGAGGCCGaaggagaaggtggtggtggaggcggTGGTCGAAGATGAAAGTGCCCCGGAGCCAGAGACAGAGAAGCGGCCGTCGCCCCCGACTCGCCCCCGAAGGAAGTAAAGCGCCGCCGcaccccccacctcctcctccttcagcatCCTTATTCCGCCCCTCGCcaccttttctttcatttttccacCCCTCGCGTCTCTTTCCTACCCGGCCACTTTTattccccttcctcccaccccggGACAATAGAACAGGGCGATGACCTCCTCTGGCGGCATCCACCAGCACAGCCAGAGCCACGCCATCCCCACCAGGATGGTGCCCATCAGCAACTCCTCGCAGCTACCTCATGACTATTGCACCACGCCCAGAGGGACCCTGTTCTCCACCACTCCTGGAGGTACCCGAATCATTTATGACTGCAAGTTTCTGTTAGATCACTGCAATTCTCCTATGGCTCAGACTCCTCCTTGCCACCTTCCGAATATCCCAGGAGTTACCAGCCCTGGCTCCATGACTGACGATTCCAGAGTGGAAGTAAATAATCTGAACAATCATGAAGGGAAGCCTATAATTGGTGATGATGCTCACTTTGAGATGGACATCTGAACTTCCTTGAGGGTAACCATGGAGAGACAGCAACTCCTGATCACCTGTGCACATCCAATTCGGCCGTCAGGATCAATAACTTGAAGGATGGAAGAAGCAGCCGCTGTTTCCAGTAGCATCCTCACTTCAGCTTTTGAAGTGCCAAAGGATAAGAGGACGATGTCCCACTCCCACCTCTGCCATCCCCTTGATACCTATTAGCCATGCTATGCTTCCCCTAcccctcttcttccctccctcactTTTTTTTAAACCTCTCATCTCCCTGGTCTGTGACTGAATTGAAGCCCATGGTAAATTTATAGAGCTAAGGAATATATTTTGGCTTCTCGCACTTTAGAGACAACTTACCAAATCATGCACATGCGAGAATGTGCTTCCATCAACAATTGATATTTATTGCAAAACACAAAAGGGCCATGGAAGGGGTGGATATATGCTTGAAGGGACCTGATACTGCCGTCGTTTTCCTCCCCCTTAACTGATGTTAACCTGATGCCAGTTCATTAACCAGTTTTGATGTGTCTTTTCTTGATGTGCGGAATCCTCTTCCTTGGGTTCTAATTCTTGTTCCTCAACTGGTTCTAACTAGATAGTCTATTTTTGCATATGGACGCAGTCTGCTGAATGAGCATTGCTGTGATTTCTTTTGTCCTTTCCCTTAATAAGTTCCTATCCTGTATCTTTAGAACAGGTGGACAACTTAGAAAGAGCCATTGCTTCATCATACacccatttcatttttcatttcatccCAAGGAGTGCCTCCTTGAACCTCCCATTTCTGAGGGGGGAAAACCTTCCCATTTCAATTTCTTTGTTTGAACCCATCAGTGTTAAAGGGGAACCACATTTTCTTCTGATATAATTTGGGAGTACCATGCTTGATGGTTCTCAATACTGTGTGTCCTCAGTCCTTcaatttttgctgctgttttaaagtcttctggattctttgcaaaattcaaaataataatatttgccaTGAAAGTTTCATCATGAACTTAGCTTCTCTGGTAACAGCCTGTGAAAATGTGATTGCAAAGAAATACAGGTTGTTCATTTCATATACTGAAAGCTCCTCCAAATAACCCACATCAATTATCCTAAATTTCCAGGTAAGCTCTTTCTCTCCATCTAATTTAAGCCAGGGAGCTAGAGGT
The sequence above is drawn from the Elgaria multicarinata webbii isolate HBS135686 ecotype San Diego chromosome 14, rElgMul1.1.pri, whole genome shotgun sequence genome and encodes:
- the LOC134408692 gene encoding eukaryotic translation initiation factor 4E-binding protein 2-like — its product is MTSSGGIHQHSQSHAIPTRMVPISNSSQLPHDYCTTPRGTLFSTTPGGTRIIYDCKFLLDHCNSPMAQTPPCHLPNIPGVTSPGSMTDDSRVEVNNLNNHEGKPIIGDDAHFEMDI